The Pelodiscus sinensis isolate JC-2024 chromosome 30, ASM4963464v1, whole genome shotgun sequence genome has a window encoding:
- the LOC102455210 gene encoding olfactory receptor 6F1-like gives MGSVAGTDGRNQTSVQEFVLLGFPGAWSFQMSLAALFCVMYILTIIGNTSIIALVQTHPHLHTPMYFFLCNLSFLESWYTTACVPKAIAVVLGTSQTISFTACLLQLFFLLSLGATECLLLAAMAYDRYLAICQPLRYSALMSSTFSAQLALASWLGGFLAVSLLAALSSRLSFCGPNIINHFICDIGSWIALACTNTRLVELATFIDSFIVVTVSCTITVVSYVFIISTILRIPSAQGRQKAFSTCSAHLTVVTLWYGSGIFLYVKPSAQNSLDVNKIINVFNTMVTPLLNPFIYTLRNKEVKEAVRKTVRGMFSGFSNTLGLVEMSTRRPKC, from the coding sequence ATGGGCAGCGTGGCTGGGACAGATGGGAGAAACCAAACCAGCGTGCAAGAATTCGTTCTACTGGGCTTTCccggtgcttggtccttccagaTGTCCCTGGCGGCGCTGTTCTGTGTGATGTACATCCTGACCATCATAGGGAACACATCCATCATCGCCCTAGTGCAGACCCACCCACacctgcacacccccatgtactttttcctttgCAATCTCTCCTTCCTGGAGAGCTGGTACACCACCGCTTGTGTCCCCAAAGCCATTGCTGTCGTGCTGGGCACAAGCCAAACCATCTCGTTCACTGCCTGCCTCCTacagttgtttttcctcctctccttggGTGCCACAGAATGTTTGCTCCTGGCcgccatggcctacgaccgctatcTGGCCATATGTCAACCATTGCGTTACAGCGCCCTCATGAGCAGCACCTTCTCTGCTCAGCTGGCTCTGGCCTCTTGGCTGGGCGGGTTCCTTGctgtctctctgctggcagctctctcaTCCAGGTTGTCTTTCTGTGGCCCTAACATCATCAATCATTTCATTTGCGACATAGGTTCCTGGATCGCACTCGCCTGCACCAACACGCGCCTCGTTGAGTTGGCCACCTTCATCGACTCATTCATTGTGGTCACGGTCTCATGCACAATAACCGTGGTCTCCTACGTTTTCATCATCTCCACCATCTTGAGAATCCCCTCAGCCCAAGGccggcaaaaggccttttccacctgctcggCCCACCTCACTGTTGTGACGCTCTGGTACGGCTCTGGCATATTTCTGTACGTCAAGCCTTCGGCACAGAATTCACTGGATGTGAATAAAATTATCAACGTCTTTAACACGATGGTAACTCCGCTGTTGAACCCTTTCATTTACACGCTCAGAAATAAAGAGGTGAAGGAAGCTGTGAGAAAGACAGTAAGGGGGATGTTTAGTGGATTTTCAAACACCTTGGGTCTAGTAGAAATGTCAACAAGACGACCAAAATGTTAA
- the LOC102454950 gene encoding olfactory receptor 6F1-like, which produces MAGIEVRNQTSVQEFILLGFHGTWFFQMFLIVVFAVMYFLTIVGNGSIIALVRIHPRLHTPMYFFLCNLSVLEVWYITACVPKAIGVMLGTSQTISFTACLLQMFFLLFLGSTECLLLAVMAYDRYLAICYPLRYSALMSSTFSAQLAFFSWLGGFLVVSLLAALISRLSFCGPKAINHFLCIIDSVIALSCTDTHLVELATFIVSIIVILGSCLITVVSYIYIISTILRIPSAQGRQKAFSTCSAHLVVVSIWYGSTIFLFVKPSAQNSLDLNKTVNIFNTIVSPLLNPFIYALRNKEVKEALGKTLRRILSGFETP; this is translated from the coding sequence ATGGCCGGGATAGAAGTAAGAAATCAAACCAGTGTGCAGGAGTTCATCCTTTTGGGCTTTCACGGCACTTGGTTTTTCCAGATGTTTCTTATTGTGGTGTTTGCTGTGATGTACTTTCTAACCATCGTAGGGAACGGGTCCATCATCGCCCTAGTGAGGATCCATCCACGACTCCACACTCCTATGTATTTCTTCCTCTGCAATCTCTCTGTCTTGGAGGTCTGGTACATCACCGCATGTGTCCCGAAGgctattggtgtcatgttgggcACAAGCCAAACCATCTCGTTCACTGCCTGCCTCCTGCAGatgtttttcctcctcttcttggGTTCCACAGAATGTTTGCTCCTGGCtgtcatggcctacgaccgctatcTGGCCATATGCTACCCATTGCGTTACAGCGCCCTCATGAGCAGCACCTTCTCTGCTCAGCTGGCTTTCTTCTCTTGGCTGGGTGGGTTCCTGGTTGTCTCTCTGCTGGCAGCACTAATATCAAGGTTGTCTTTCTGTGGCCCAAAAGCCATCAATCATTTCCTTTGTATCATTGATTCCGTGATAGCGCTCTCTTGTACGGACACGCACCTCGTTGAGCTGGCCACGTTCATCGTCTCAATCATTGTTATCCTGGGCTCATGTTTGATAACTGTGGTCTCCTACATTTACATCATCTCCACCATCTTGAGAATCCCATCAGCCCAAGGccggcaaaaggccttttccacctgctcagCCCATCTCGTCGTTGTATCCATCTGGTACGGATCCACCATTTTTCTGTTTGTCAAGCCTTCAGCACAGAACTCCTTGGACTTGAACAAAACAGTCAATATCTTTAACACGATCGTATCTCCACTATTAAACCCTTTCATTTATGCGCTAAGAAACAAAGAGGTAAAGGAAGCCTTGGGAAAGACGTTAAGGAGGATATTAAGTGGTTTTGAAACACCATGA
- the LOC102454691 gene encoding olfactory receptor OR9H1-like, with translation MILLQKAEVDNKTVITEFVLLGFGKVPELQTLLFLVFLVIYVATMVGNILIIILVVADQHLHTPMYFFLGNLSCVETCYSSILLPQMLTSLLTGDRTISISRCIAQFYWFALLACTECYLLAAMSYDRYLAICKPLRYSVLMNGRSCLWLAAGSWLWAFVASTTTVCLMSQLTFCGPGEIDHFFCDLNPLIKRACHGTELITRLSFILTSIGVPFPFLLTLASYVCIISTILRIPSATGKQKAFSTCSSHLTVVTLFYGTITIVYILPDTDTLRDLNKVFSVFYTVLTPLANPLIYSLRNKEVRQALRKITCKLMVLKGI, from the coding sequence ATGATCCTCCTCCAGAAAGCAGAAGTGGACAATAAAACGGTCATCACTGAATTCGTCCTCTTGGGATTTGGCAAGGTCCCTGAACTGCAAACCCTTCTTTTCCTGGTGTTTCTAGTGATCTATGTTGCAACCATGGTGGGGAACATCCTCATCATCATTCTAGTGGTGGCTGACCAGCACCTCCatacccccatgtacttcttcctgggcaacTTGTCCTGCGTGGAGACCTGTTACAGCtccatcctcctgccccagatgctgACCAGTCTCCTGACTGGGGACAGGACCATTTCTATTAGCAGATGCATTGCACAGTTTTATTGGTTTGCTCTCTTGGCTTGTACAGAGTGTTACCTCTTAGCAGCCATGTCTTATGACCGGTATTTAGCGATATGTAAACCTCTGCGTTATTCAGTGCTTATGAATGGCAGGTCCTGCCTCTGGCTCGCAGCTGGCTCATGGCTCTGGGCATTTGTGGCTAGTACCACAACGGTATGTTTGATGTCACAATTAACTTTCTGTGGCCCAGGGGAAATCGACCATTTCTTCTGTGACCTGAACCCATTGATTAAACGTGCTTGTCATGGCACCGAGCTGATCACAAGGCTGAGTTTCATACTCACCTCCATAGGTGTCCCTTTCCCATTTCTATTAACTCTGGCATCCTATGTTTgcatcatctccaccatcctgagaatcccttcTGCCACCGGgaagcaaaaggccttttccacctgctcctctcaCCTCACGGTGGTGACGCTTTTCTATGGGACCATAACCATTGTCTATATTTTACCGGACACTGACACTCTGAGAGACCTCAACAAAGTCTTCTCTGTCTTCTACACTGTCCTGACTCCTCTGGCCAATCcgctcatctacagcctgagaaacAAAGAGGTCAGACAGGCCCTGCGAAAGATCACCTGTAAACTGATGGTGCTCAAAGGAATTTAG